The Hemicordylus capensis ecotype Gifberg chromosome 6, rHemCap1.1.pri, whole genome shotgun sequence genome window below encodes:
- the CA11 gene encoding carbonic anhydrase-related protein 11 isoform X2: MPESEDAKHGGGGQRNVPNHLESDTRFVPAKTYEDWWAYKETLHGSFVPGPPFWGLVNSAWSLCTIGKRQSPVDVNTSQMVFDPFLPPLRLSIGGKKIQISGTMYNTGRHVSFRPDPLQLVNVSGGPLLYSHRLQELRLHFGSEDGFGSEHRIDGEEFSAEVQLIHYNQELYPNISEASRNPNGLAVISIFANIGPTPNPFLTRLLNRETITRISYKNDAYLLHDLNLEDLYPETFGFITYQGSMSTPPCYETVTWILIDRPINITSVQIHSLRLLSQNLPSQIFRSMSDNSRPIQPLLHRSLRSNRDLRRPTRRCKGANYRLHVDGARPPKTAL; the protein is encoded by the exons TTTGTTCCTGCCAAGACTTATGAGGACTGGTGGGCATACAAGGAGACCCTGCATGGTAGCTTTGTGCCAG GTCCCCCGTTCTGGGGCCTGGTGAATTCAGCTTGGAGCCTCTGCACCATTGGCAAACGCCAGTCACCCGTGGATGTGAACACGAGCCAAATGGTATTCGACCCCTTCCTTCCACCCCTTCGACTAAGCATCGGCGGGAAGAagatacag atcaGTGGCACCATGTACAACACAGGGCGGCATGTCTCCTTCCGCCCAGACCCGCTGCAGCTGGTCAATGTTTCCGGAGGCCCTCTGCTATATAGCCACCGCCTCCAGGAGCTGCGCCTCCACTTTGGAAGCGAAGACGGATTTGGCTCTGAGCACCGAATAGATGGCGAGGAGTTTTCTGCCGAG GTGCAGCTGATCCACTACAACCAGGAGCTGTACCCCAATATCTCAGAGGCCTCGCGCAACCCCAATGGTTTGGCTGTCATTTCCATCTTTGCCAAt ATCGGGCCTACCCCCAACCCATTCCTGACCAGGCTGTTAAACAGAGAGACCATTACCCGGATCTCCTATAAGA ATGATGCATATCTTCTCCATGATCTGAATCTGGAGGACCTTTACCCTGAGACATTTGGCTTCATCACCTACCAAGGATCCATGTCAACCCCTCCATGCTATGAAACAGTCACCTGGATCCTCATTGACCGACCCATCAACATTACCTCAGTACAG ATACATTCTCTCCGCCTCCTCAGCCAGAACCTTCCTTCTCAGATTTTCCGGAGCATGAGTGACAATTCAAGACCCATTCAGCCCCTCTTGCATCGAAGCCTCCGGAGCAACAGAGATCTGCGGCGTCCCACTCGACGTTGCAAGGGGGCCAACTACAGATTACATG TGGATGGTGCACGGCCTCCCAAAACTGCGTTGTAG
- the CA11 gene encoding carbonic anhydrase-related protein 11 isoform X1 has product MLPFGPDARIGGCKTRGGGPAECAQPSGVRYQVQFVPAKTYEDWWAYKETLHGSFVPGPPFWGLVNSAWSLCTIGKRQSPVDVNTSQMVFDPFLPPLRLSIGGKKIQISGTMYNTGRHVSFRPDPLQLVNVSGGPLLYSHRLQELRLHFGSEDGFGSEHRIDGEEFSAEVQLIHYNQELYPNISEASRNPNGLAVISIFANIGPTPNPFLTRLLNRETITRISYKNDAYLLHDLNLEDLYPETFGFITYQGSMSTPPCYETVTWILIDRPINITSVQIHSLRLLSQNLPSQIFRSMSDNSRPIQPLLHRSLRSNRDLRRPTRRCKGANYRLHVDGARPPKTAL; this is encoded by the exons TACAGTTTGTTCCTGCCAAGACTTATGAGGACTGGTGGGCATACAAGGAGACCCTGCATGGTAGCTTTGTGCCAG GTCCCCCGTTCTGGGGCCTGGTGAATTCAGCTTGGAGCCTCTGCACCATTGGCAAACGCCAGTCACCCGTGGATGTGAACACGAGCCAAATGGTATTCGACCCCTTCCTTCCACCCCTTCGACTAAGCATCGGCGGGAAGAagatacag atcaGTGGCACCATGTACAACACAGGGCGGCATGTCTCCTTCCGCCCAGACCCGCTGCAGCTGGTCAATGTTTCCGGAGGCCCTCTGCTATATAGCCACCGCCTCCAGGAGCTGCGCCTCCACTTTGGAAGCGAAGACGGATTTGGCTCTGAGCACCGAATAGATGGCGAGGAGTTTTCTGCCGAG GTGCAGCTGATCCACTACAACCAGGAGCTGTACCCCAATATCTCAGAGGCCTCGCGCAACCCCAATGGTTTGGCTGTCATTTCCATCTTTGCCAAt ATCGGGCCTACCCCCAACCCATTCCTGACCAGGCTGTTAAACAGAGAGACCATTACCCGGATCTCCTATAAGA ATGATGCATATCTTCTCCATGATCTGAATCTGGAGGACCTTTACCCTGAGACATTTGGCTTCATCACCTACCAAGGATCCATGTCAACCCCTCCATGCTATGAAACAGTCACCTGGATCCTCATTGACCGACCCATCAACATTACCTCAGTACAG ATACATTCTCTCCGCCTCCTCAGCCAGAACCTTCCTTCTCAGATTTTCCGGAGCATGAGTGACAATTCAAGACCCATTCAGCCCCTCTTGCATCGAAGCCTCCGGAGCAACAGAGATCTGCGGCGTCCCACTCGACGTTGCAAGGGGGCCAACTACAGATTACATG TGGATGGTGCACGGCCTCCCAAAACTGCGTTGTAG
- the CA11 gene encoding carbonic anhydrase-related protein 11 isoform X3, which translates to MMGTSLGGLYLLGVLAATCMAVQFVPAKTYEDWWAYKETLHGSFVPGPPFWGLVNSAWSLCTIGKRQSPVDVNTSQMVFDPFLPPLRLSIGGKKIQISGTMYNTGRHVSFRPDPLQLVNVSGGPLLYSHRLQELRLHFGSEDGFGSEHRIDGEEFSAEVQLIHYNQELYPNISEASRNPNGLAVISIFANIGPTPNPFLTRLLNRETITRISYKNDAYLLHDLNLEDLYPETFGFITYQGSMSTPPCYETVTWILIDRPINITSVQIHSLRLLSQNLPSQIFRSMSDNSRPIQPLLHRSLRSNRDLRRPTRRCKGANYRLHVDGARPPKTAL; encoded by the exons ATGATGGGGACCAGCCTGGGGGGGCTTTATCTGCTGGGAGTATTGGCAGCAACTTGTATGGCTG TACAGTTTGTTCCTGCCAAGACTTATGAGGACTGGTGGGCATACAAGGAGACCCTGCATGGTAGCTTTGTGCCAG GTCCCCCGTTCTGGGGCCTGGTGAATTCAGCTTGGAGCCTCTGCACCATTGGCAAACGCCAGTCACCCGTGGATGTGAACACGAGCCAAATGGTATTCGACCCCTTCCTTCCACCCCTTCGACTAAGCATCGGCGGGAAGAagatacag atcaGTGGCACCATGTACAACACAGGGCGGCATGTCTCCTTCCGCCCAGACCCGCTGCAGCTGGTCAATGTTTCCGGAGGCCCTCTGCTATATAGCCACCGCCTCCAGGAGCTGCGCCTCCACTTTGGAAGCGAAGACGGATTTGGCTCTGAGCACCGAATAGATGGCGAGGAGTTTTCTGCCGAG GTGCAGCTGATCCACTACAACCAGGAGCTGTACCCCAATATCTCAGAGGCCTCGCGCAACCCCAATGGTTTGGCTGTCATTTCCATCTTTGCCAAt ATCGGGCCTACCCCCAACCCATTCCTGACCAGGCTGTTAAACAGAGAGACCATTACCCGGATCTCCTATAAGA ATGATGCATATCTTCTCCATGATCTGAATCTGGAGGACCTTTACCCTGAGACATTTGGCTTCATCACCTACCAAGGATCCATGTCAACCCCTCCATGCTATGAAACAGTCACCTGGATCCTCATTGACCGACCCATCAACATTACCTCAGTACAG ATACATTCTCTCCGCCTCCTCAGCCAGAACCTTCCTTCTCAGATTTTCCGGAGCATGAGTGACAATTCAAGACCCATTCAGCCCCTCTTGCATCGAAGCCTCCGGAGCAACAGAGATCTGCGGCGTCCCACTCGACGTTGCAAGGGGGCCAACTACAGATTACATG TGGATGGTGCACGGCCTCCCAAAACTGCGTTGTAG
- the CA11 gene encoding carbonic anhydrase-related protein 11 isoform X4, which yields MVFDPFLPPLRLSIGGKKIQISGTMYNTGRHVSFRPDPLQLVNVSGGPLLYSHRLQELRLHFGSEDGFGSEHRIDGEEFSAEVQLIHYNQELYPNISEASRNPNGLAVISIFANIGPTPNPFLTRLLNRETITRISYKNDAYLLHDLNLEDLYPETFGFITYQGSMSTPPCYETVTWILIDRPINITSVQIHSLRLLSQNLPSQIFRSMSDNSRPIQPLLHRSLRSNRDLRRPTRRCKGANYRLHVDGARPPKTAL from the exons ATGGTATTCGACCCCTTCCTTCCACCCCTTCGACTAAGCATCGGCGGGAAGAagatacag atcaGTGGCACCATGTACAACACAGGGCGGCATGTCTCCTTCCGCCCAGACCCGCTGCAGCTGGTCAATGTTTCCGGAGGCCCTCTGCTATATAGCCACCGCCTCCAGGAGCTGCGCCTCCACTTTGGAAGCGAAGACGGATTTGGCTCTGAGCACCGAATAGATGGCGAGGAGTTTTCTGCCGAG GTGCAGCTGATCCACTACAACCAGGAGCTGTACCCCAATATCTCAGAGGCCTCGCGCAACCCCAATGGTTTGGCTGTCATTTCCATCTTTGCCAAt ATCGGGCCTACCCCCAACCCATTCCTGACCAGGCTGTTAAACAGAGAGACCATTACCCGGATCTCCTATAAGA ATGATGCATATCTTCTCCATGATCTGAATCTGGAGGACCTTTACCCTGAGACATTTGGCTTCATCACCTACCAAGGATCCATGTCAACCCCTCCATGCTATGAAACAGTCACCTGGATCCTCATTGACCGACCCATCAACATTACCTCAGTACAG ATACATTCTCTCCGCCTCCTCAGCCAGAACCTTCCTTCTCAGATTTTCCGGAGCATGAGTGACAATTCAAGACCCATTCAGCCCCTCTTGCATCGAAGCCTCCGGAGCAACAGAGATCTGCGGCGTCCCACTCGACGTTGCAAGGGGGCCAACTACAGATTACATG TGGATGGTGCACGGCCTCCCAAAACTGCGTTGTAG